The Chiloscyllium plagiosum isolate BGI_BamShark_2017 chromosome 20, ASM401019v2, whole genome shotgun sequence genome has a window encoding:
- the LOC122559913 gene encoding class E basic helix-loop-helix protein 23-like, which yields MNVAEGDLFHSTANISVKGRDELNSIVNDTYIDVPQRYGQSTFSYSGTSRGAEIRESWSGQSCTSYSISQDPKTTESSEDQTGDEEDSDGRSAGSTRNPSSDNEGKLKSSIGKKDKEPRSLRLSINARERRRMHDLNDALDGLRSVIPYAHSPSVRKLSKIATLLLAKNYILMQAQALDEMRRLVAYLNQGQALTGPIPSAAALTNTLSSFGQSAVYPFTGTSIAACPDKCAVYTGTPSSLCKHCNDKP from the coding sequence ATGAACGTTGCGGAAGGAGATCTATTTCACAGCACAGCAAACATCTCTGTCAAAGGGAGGGACGAGTTAAATTCCATTGTCAATGACACATATATTGATGTGCCCCAGCGCTACGGCCAATCTACATTTAGCTACAGTGGCACTAGCCGAGGTGCTGAAATCCGGGAGAGCTGGTCTGGACAAAGCTGTACTTCATACTCAATCAGTCAGGATCCAAAAACGACAGAAAGCAGCGAAGACCAGACAGGAGACGAGGAGGACAGTGACGGCCGGTCTGCCGGGAGCACAAGGAATCCCAGCAGTGACAACGAGGGTAAACTAAAAAGTTCAATTGGCAAGAAGGACAAAGAGCCGCGTTCGCTGAGACTGAGTATCAATGCAAGGGAGAGGAGAAGGATGCACGACTTAAACGATGCACTGGACGGTCTTAGATCTGTGATTCCTTATGCCCATAGCCCATCAGTCAGAAAACTGTCCAAAATCGCCACATTGCTTCTGGCGAAAAACTACATCTTGATGCAGGCTCAAGCTTTGGATGAAATGAGGCGGCTGGTAGCTTATTTGAACCAGGGCCAGGCACTGACAGGACCCATTCCATCTGCAGCTGCATTGACCAACACTCTGAGCTCCTTCGGACAGTCTGCTGTTTACCCATTTACAGGCACTTCCATTGCTGCTTGTCCGGACAAGTGCGCTGTATATACAGGAACACCGTCCAGTCTTTGCAAACATTGTAACGATAAGCCTTAA